One Dreissena polymorpha isolate Duluth1 chromosome 9, UMN_Dpol_1.0, whole genome shotgun sequence genomic window carries:
- the LOC127846671 gene encoding uncharacterized protein LOC127846671, giving the protein MATFTRSSVYKGSDIMLDYSCMPCEEKGFSKEAEVYCEKCTTFYCGSCLNLHNQLYKTHTRYERSDMKHWPLARATRDCVEKCELHMDEKLKLFCEDHEKLCCNTCISLNHRQCAKVSLITDLVNITSPGDLQQLFDDIKTIKQQLKELRKSREENIASLQDSLKKSKQYITDVRNKINTVLDKLEKMTLTELDVSIANLKTDFKKDVDNCNKLYEELKSFRDAIHEIGENNNELVFVANQKWLEMKKQSESYIQELSGKPGISLSLQANTNIEKYLSELHGLGIIIHTDLVTSYRALSVICKTEFSVHSNEDTYLCSISGVCFLPDSQIVLTDYSNASLKLLNQKYEVISRTPLVTHAHDICHVCPSEVAITLNKHATHEVQLFTVDKGRLIKGRTHRLEHQCIGISHRLGELYITSGSALYKYSLRGELIKKLYEDISHEYSVLKCALSHNGDRIFVTDRGNNKLLTLAKDGDVLFTFSDPDMQVPWNVHVSAAGHILVCGYESRTVIQVDSRGRRKIATLARDEDGLIEPKSVFYNTYTNSVIVGQSNNLKIIVFDVK; this is encoded by the exons atggcaACATTTACTCGGTCATCAGTGTATAAAGGATCGGATATCATGCTGGATTATTCTTGCATGCCCTGTGAAGAAAAAGGTTTTTCAAAAGAGGCGGAAGTATATTGTGAAAAATGCACAACATTTTACTGTGGATcgtgtttaaacttgcacaatcaGTTGTATAAAACACACACGAGGTATGAAAGATCCGATATGAAACATTGGCCACTAGCTAGGGCTACACGAGATTGTGTAGAGAAGTGTGAGTTACACATGGACGAGAAATTGAAACTTTTTTGTGAGGACCACGAAAAGCTCTGTTGCAACACTTGCATATCGCTGAACCATCG TCAGTGCGCTAAGGTGTCTCTCATAACAGATTTAGTAAATATCACGTCACCTGGAGACCTTCAACAACTTTTTGATGACATCAAGACGATAAAGCAACAACTGAAAGAGCTACGAAAGAGTCGAGAGGAGAACATTGCGTCCTTGCAAGATTCATTGAAGAAAAGCAAACAATACATAACAGATGTGCGTAACAAAATTAACACTGTATTAGATAAGCTTGAGAAAATGACACTGACAGAGCTGGATGTTTCAATTGCAAACCTCAAGACAGACTTTAAAAAAGATGTTGACAACTGCAATAAGCTGTATGAGGAGTTGAAAAGTTTCAGAGATGCAATTCATGAAATAGgtgaaaacaataatgaactCGTCTTCGTAGCAAATCAAAAATGGTTGGAAATGAAAAAACAATCGGAATCTTATATACAAGAACTTTCCGGAAAACCTGGTATTTCATTATCGCTTCAGGCCAACactaatattgaaaaatatttgtcGGAACTACATGGTTTGGGCATAATAATACACACAGATTTGGTTACTTCATATCGTGCATTATCTGTGATTTGTAAGACtgagttcagtgtacattcaaaTGAAGATACCTATTTGTGCAGCATTTCAGGGGTATGTTTTCTTCCTGATAGTCAAATCGTCTTAACGGACTATTCGAACGCTTCGCTGAAACTGTTGAACCAGAAATATGAAGTGATCAGCAGAACTCCCCTGGTTACGCATGCGCACGACATATGCCATGTTTGTCCATCAGAGGTTGCGATTACTCTTAATAAGCATGCTACACACGAGGTGCAATTGTTTACAGTGGATAAAGGGAGACTGATCAAAGGCAGGACTCATCGGCTTGAGCATCAATGTATCGGAATTAGCCATCGACTGGGTGAGCTGTACATCACTTCGGGGTCTGCGCTGTACAAATACAGTCTGAGAGGGGAACTAATAAAGAAATTGTATGAAGATATATCTCATGAATATTCAG TGTTGAAGTGTGCATTGAGTCATAACGGCGACAGGATCTTCGTCACCGATCGTGGTAATAACAAGCTGCTTACACTTGCCAAGGATGGGGACGTTCTCTTCACGTTCTCTGATCCAGACATGCAAGTCCCATGGAATGTACACGTCTCAGCTGCGGGGCACATTCTCGTCTGTGGATATGAATCACGCACTGTTATACAGGTTGATAGCAGGGGGAGGAGAAAGATTGCCACTCTTGCTCGAGATGAGGATGGATTGATTGAACCAAAATCAGTGTTTTACAACACATATACAAACTCTGTCATAGTTGGGCAATCGAATaatcttaaaataattgtatttgatgttaaataa